In Suncus etruscus isolate mSunEtr1 chromosome 2, mSunEtr1.pri.cur, whole genome shotgun sequence, the genomic stretch TGGCActgtagggggaccatatggggttccaggaattgaacctaggttggccacatgtaaggtcagtgccctgcctctgtgctatagctACAGTCTCAGTGTGGGTGGGGAATGCTTGAGCTTGGCATTCCCAAAGGATTGGAACTGACTTGAAGcttaaaaaaatgttatgtgggtccagagaggtggtgctagaggtaaggtgtctgccttgcaagtgctaaccaacgaaggactgcggttcgataccccggtgtcccatatggtccccccaagccaggggcaatttctgggctcttaaccaggagtgacccctgagcatcagacgggtgtggccgaaaaaaaatatgttatatggggccagagagataacacagcggtagggcatttgctcgcacacagccgacccaggacgaacgaaggttcaattcccagcatcccatatggtcccctgagcctgccagggatgatttctgagtgcagagccaggagtaagccctgagtgccaccagctgtgacccccccccaaaaaaaaaagacctgtccTGGGGCTCCTGGACTTGAGCTGAACTTGAGCCCCACAGCTCAGAGGGGGGCACCCTGTCACTTCCACTCAGTCCCTGCTGTTCCCATGGTGTGGTTCCTTCCTGCCCTTAAACTGGGGTCGAGTCCAAAGAGGAAGGAGCTCCTTCAAGTCTGAGACTGGCAGCCCTAATAATGGCTCCTCTTGTTAGAAAGTCCTAGTGATGTCACGATCCCAGTGACCCGTCGCTGGCAAGGGTTGTAGGCCTTCGAGTTCTTTCCAACATTGATAGGCGTGCAGGCCACTGTCAAGTTTATTTCAGCACAGAGTCAAGGCCAACTCGAGTCAGCTGGGAGCAAAACAAACACTCGAGCCTTATCTCGGGGTCTCGGGCAGCTATAAGGAGGCAGGATCGGGCTCCTTCGGTCCTTTCTCTGCCACCCACCCTGTCAAGATGAAGCTGCTCGTGCTGGCTGCCTTGCTCACAGGTAGGCGATTTCCCGGCCCCCCAAATCCAGTTGCTCAGTGCGAAGATCTCCCACACTGGAAGGGGGGGCCCTTGCTTCCACCGCTTCCAGGAGATGAACCTGAGGCTTAGACTGTTGAGGAGACAGTGCCAAGGGTCGGGGCACAGTCTTGGGCACGTGAGGCACCCAGTTTCATCATGGCACCCTCTGCCCTGATCCAGCCttacctggcagggttcaggactGCTGGGTTTGGGCTGCATCTCCAGGCTGCCCAGTATTTCTAGGGCTCCTGAGCACCTCGAGGGAGGGCCCACTAAAAATTAACGTcgggagagagagtacagtggggaaggcactggcCCTAGCAAGTGGTCAACCTTGATTCCGGGCTCtgtatatggttctccaagctatGACAGGAACAAACGGAGCCTCCCTGGAaatggtccaaaaagcaaaaccaaacaaaatgaaacaaaaaataaatgagggccagagagataatacagtgggtagggcttgtCTACAGTTGGAAGTTGAAATTCAgccctggcacttcatatagtcccttgagcccgtcaggaatgatccttgagtgcagagcctggattaAGCTCTaaatcctccccctcccccccaaaaaaaaattcttataactctgggctggagtgatagcatagcagggagggcatttgccttgcatacagccaacgcaggttcgatccccgcatccgatatgaccccctgagcctggcaggactgattcttgagccaggaatagcctagagaaccaccagatgtggccccccaaaaaagtttctaTAACTCATGTTGGGGTTCCCTAAGTTTCCCTCAGTCAGGCATATTTTCACCTGCAGATATGACACTGGGATAGAAAGGTgggaccgggcccggagagatagcacagcggtgtttgccttgcaaacagccaatccaggacctaaggtggttggttcgaatcccggtgtcccatatggtcccctgtgcctgccaggagctatttctgagcagacagccaggagtgacccctgagcactgccgggtgtggcccaaaaacaaaaaaaaaaaaaaaaaaagaaaggtgggacCACAGCTGAGAAGCTGAGAGTCCCCACACTCGACACCTGTTGGCCTTATGTCAGGGTCTCGTGTCATTTGCATCTTGCCACTTCCTATCCCTTTCCCTCCCACACTCCCCTCAGTGTCAAAGTTGGGGGACCTCCAGGACAGTGAGGAGAGAGCAGGTTGCTGAGCCGGGGTCATGCCCTGTTTAGGGAATGACTGATTCCACATAAATCAGAATCTGGTCCACCTCCTCCATGCATgcattccttcattcattcattcattcatcactGATTCACTCATCCTTCACTCAGCATGGGTGGCAACTGAGCCTCCGTGGTACCAGGCTAGGTCCACACTGGGGACTGAGATAAAGCAACTGAGAGGAAACAGGTGTCCGGAGCCCACGTGCCtaagggcacacacacacacacacacacacacacacacacacacatacgtatGCACGCATACTCGTGAAGTGGAGATCCGGGCAAGGGTGTCCCCTCCTAAGAGATCTGGgagggccagaaggcagtggggCCCCTCCAGCAGAAGCAGAAGCTATCCGGAGCAATGTCGCCTCTCCCTGTGTCCCAACAGGAGCCATCTCACCTCACCTCTCCCCATCTCCCCACAGTGGTCGCCGCAAAGCCCAGAGCGGACATGAAGGCTCTGTGGCAGTTCCACAGCATGATCAAGTGTGTCCTCCCGAACAGTAAGCCCTTGCTGGAGTTCAACAACTACGGCTGCTACTGTGGCCTGGGTGGATCCGGCACGCCCGTGGACGAGCTGGACCAGTGAGTCTGGAGACTGTATCTGCCTGCCGGGGGAGAGGCAGGTTCCGGGAGGGAGGCGGGACCCCAATGCCACTTCACGGGGAAGCGACAGAGTTGGAGTTTGGCAGagttttcctcttcttcttgAGAAAGAGATTTCCACTCAATAATAGTATTGTATTTCTGGAGCCCCGGAGCGACAGAcggcggggagggcatttgccttgcatgaagccaacctgggtttcatctccagcatcccatagggtcccccgaacctgccaggagagatttctgagcacagaaccaggagtaccccggtgagccgccgagtgtgaccatatatatatatagtcaactTCAATAATAGGAAATAGAAACTTGGAGGCcggagtgacagtacagaggcagggcatttattTGTCATGCACTCAGCCAACAGAGgacggacccaagtttgatccccagcatcccatagggtcccccaagcctgccagaagcaattcctcagtgcagagccaggagtaatccctgagcacagctgggtgtggccccaacatgaaaacaaacaaacaaaaagaaactttctCTTGGGCTTTTAAAGCAGGGCGGAAGCACCCTGGGAGGGTCGCCACTGCCCCCTCCAGGTGGATGTTGCAAACACAGAAAGACAGCATCCATTCCTTTGGCATCTAGCCTCGGTGGAACCCTTGCCGCCCAGCAGCCTCTGTGACTCACAGGGCGTCCTGGGTGAAGGACATAAATGTCAGTGTCTTGCAACCACAGGACCAGTGTCATCCGGGTTGGCATCTGTCCCTCTTCCTCCCCAGGTGCTGCCAGACGCATGACAATTGCTACTCCCAAGCCCGGAAGATAGGAAACTGCTGGTTCATCCTCGACAACCCCTACACTGAGAGCTACTCCCACTCGTGTGCCAATCTGGAGATCACCTGTAGTAGTAAGTGTCCCCTCCTCTGGGTGCAGAGTGGGCATCTGCCATTCAGCTATGGTTGGCATGATTTTCTAGCTGCTTCTAAGCTTTAAAATGATCTTACAACATGGGGctcagatagcacagcggcgtttgccttgcaagcagccgatccaggaccaaaggtggttggttcgaatcccggtgtcccatagggtcccccgtgcctgccaggagctgtttctgagcagacagccaggagtgacccctgagcaatgctgggtgtggcccaaaaactaaaaaaaaaagattttacaaCGGATGGGtgactaaagaagctgtggtacatctacacaatggaatactaggcagccatcaggaaaaatgaagtcatgaagtcatggatggacatggaatccattatgctgactgcaataagtcagagggagagagacagacagacagaccgaaAAGTCTCCCTCATCTCTgagatttaagagaaataaaagacagtacattataatacccagagacaatagagatgagggctggaatgaccggcccatgatatgaagcttaccacaaagtgttgagtgcagttagagaaataactacactgagaactatcatgacaatattagtgagtggagaaatagaatgcctatcttggaTACAGGaaagggatgagggaggagggagatggggtcattggtagtgggaaggttacactggtgaatggggggtgctctttttatgaccgagacccaattacaaacatgtttgtaatcatggtgcttaaataaagatattcattaaaaaataaaattaccttaGGTGTAAGGGTCTGAGACGACACCCAAGTCAGCTCTGAGAATCAGATCACCTTCCacaatgcaagatgcaaaagggagtttatttagCTAGCTGAGGTCTAAGACTCATTCAACCAGGGGAGTCTTGACAAGACCTCAATTCAAACATCAAAGCCTTTTTATATAGGATTTTACAAGCTTCAACaactcaagcatttcattggttaatgcAGTAATGCAAGTGTCTCACCCACTTAAATAGAAAAGCACACCAAAAATCCCTCATGCTTAGGGTGGCTGTCCCAATTTACtgctgactcaactttgtgtcGGGGATCCTTGTCTGGTGGAATATTCAgacccacctagttcctctattttggcagaacatgggggggggggcttgcccTTTAGAGGGGACATATTGTGATCttatctttgggctaacaccCTCTGCCTCTGGGGAAGTTTTAGAGTGGAAAAAATCTTATAGTGACATTACTGGGGGCTTGGGACCACCTTGGTCCTAGGGCTAGGGGGCTTTGGTTCTCACACAGGGACCAGGGCAATcgcacaatggggagggtgcttgccttgtatgtgtgagatccaggtttgatctctggcaatccatagggtcccccgaggcttccaggagtgattctaaagCACATAGCTAGAAGGAACCCTGATatggtctccccccaaaaaaagggggggaaataaCCTTACAGAAAGGCAGTGCTTCTAGCCCCATAGATGGGGGAGAAAATGGGACCTAGAAGGTTACAGGTGAGCCTAGTACCTCATCCCCTGAACTCTCTCTCCCGCCCTGCTGtagttgctgttttgttttgttttgagaccacctgcagccatgctcagggcttcctcctgactgtgcatccagaggtctgtcctggaagggctcaggggatctCATGGGGTGATGGATTGAAAATGGCATAAACaccaggggccagggagatggtacACTGGAGAGGACACTTGCCTGGCAGacaattgacctgggtttaatcccaggtatCTCAAAACCCTgtgggagtgatcactgagcagagtcaggagtaaggccttaaaaataaaaaaggagtgggcccggagagatagcacagcaacgtttgccttgcaagcagccgatccaggaccaaaggtggttggttcaaatcccggcgtcccatatggtcccccgtgcctgccaggagctatttctgagcacacagccaggagtatacccctgagcactgcccaaaaaccaaaaaaaaaataaaaaataaaaaataaataaataaataaataaaaaaggaggaggaggaaaagagagaagaaaaagaagaagagaagaaggaagaagaaggaaaaggagacggaggaggaggaagaaaagatgaagaagaacagctggagccatagcacaatgttaaggcgtttgccttgcacacggccaacacaggaaggacgccggtttgaatcccagcatcccatatggtccctcgagcctgccaagagcgacttctgagtgctgagccaggagtaacccctgagcactaccgggtgtgaccccccccccaaaaaaaaaccaagaagaaaaggtgaaggaaaaagaagacaaataaaagaatatgaagaaagaagacaaagaaaaaagatgaagaaaaaaataagaccaagaagaaaagaagatgatgaagaaaaagaaaggagaaggggtgggccggagagatagcatggaggtaaggcgtttgcctttcatgcaggaggtcatcggttcgaatcccggcgccccatatggtcccctgtgcctgccaggagcaatttctgagcctggagccaggaataacccctgagcactgccaggtgtgacccaaaaacaaaaaaaagaaagaaagaaagaaagaaagaaagaaagaaagaaagaaagaaagaaagaaagaaagaaagaaagaaagaaagaaagaaagaaagaaagaaagaaagacagaaagaaagaaagaaagaaagacagaaaggaaggagacgggggcagagagatagcacagtggtagggcatttgccttgcacgcagccgccgatccaggacaggcgatggttcaaatctcggcatcccatatggtccttcctgcttgccaggagtgagctctgagcatagagccaggagtaacccctgagtaccgccgggtatgacccaaaaatcgaaaggaaggaaggaaggaaggaaggaaggaaggaaggaaggaaggaaggaaggaaggaaggaaggaaggaaggaaggaaggaaggaaggaaggaaggaaggaaggaaggaaggaaggaaggaaggaaggaaggaaggaaggagagaaggaaggaaggaaggagagaaggagagaaggaaagaaggaaggagagaaggaaagaagaaaggaaagaaggaaagaagagaaggaggaaggagaaagaaaggaagaaaggaagagacaagacaaagaagaaagaagaaaagatgatgaagaagacaaagaagaaagaaggtgaaggaggaggagaaagaaagaggaacaaAGAGAACGTACAATTCTATTATTGCCTTAAGCTTCCCTGTCAGTGTTTCCCCTTCACTCCGTAATTCTCTGCCTGTTCTTCATGATCTATAGCTACAAGGATTTTGGACATGAGTCCCTGTCAGTGCTAAGACAAGGACTGGGCAGCCTCAGCGGGGTCCCTGGGGTAGCACAGGCGGCCTCATCCAATTTGGGTTTCACGTAAGTCACACATTCGTAGTCACTTTCCCAGAGCTACTTCAATCATGTAACTTGGCTTCACTGGGTCCCTTAACCGTGAATCTTCACCAGAATTTGTTGTCCTTCCCCTGCCGTGTCCAAGGAGGTCCCCTTCCTGGGCTCAGCCCCCGGCTCAGTCATCTTCCTTCTGCTCTCTTCCAGGCAAAAACAATCCTTGTGAGGATTTCATCTGTAACTGTGACCGCACGGCCGCCATGTGCTTTGCCAAGGCCCCTTACAACGAGGAACACAAGAGTCTGGACAAAAGGAAGTACTGTAAAGACACGCTGTGAGGAATGACCACGGCCTCTGGAGGGAGGAGGTGGTGCCCTGGGGCTTCTCCCAGCTCCCCAATAAAGCATCTGTCGAAAGCCCTGTGTGTGGAGATGGTTTGTCTCCTGAACGTGACGAGGTCTCGGCCTTTCTCCTGAACTTGTGGCTGAATTTGAGGGGTGTTTCCTGCGACCCCAAGAAAGAGCCCAAGACCCTCCCCACCCACTGCTTCTTGCTCTGTGTCCCTCAGTCCCCCGCAGGACCTTCTGGAGTTTCGGTGTCGCAAACCACAAATTCCCTTTGATTCTTCTCTCCCTGAGCAGAGGCTCCCTTGCCCAAGGTCGTGGCCGAGGAAGTGGCGAAGGCTCTGACCAGGGCTGCCACTAGTCAAGGATGGAGCCGGTCCTTTGAGCCTCGTCCAGTCTATCTGCCTCCATttcttacttctctctctctctctctctctctctctctctctctctctctctctctctctctccctcccctccccccatccacAAGTCAAAGGATGTAGCCTGGTCCTTTTATTCCCTGTCCAATCCATCTGCCTCCATTTTTTTAACTAAGTGTAAGTCtttaaaactttcttcttttggaggctggagagagagcatgaagctaaggcgtttgcctttcatgcagaaggtcgttggttcgaatcccagcatcccatatgatccctgagcctgccaggagcgattcctgagcatggagccaggaggaacccctgagcgatgctcaCGAGACCCTGTGtgattccagggatggaaccagaatCAAGCATGTGCCAGGCAAAAGAGCCTTTTCTGCTGGACTCTCTCTTTGGCCCTCTGGAAGACCTCAGAGCGTCCCTCAGCCTTTGGGCCAGCTCTTCCTGATCTGCTCACATGCCATAAAGCAGAGTGAGGAATGGGGTTGATCTCAATGTCACTGCCTCGTGTCACCCAAGGCAGCAGCCAATGAAGCCACACACACCGGAGCCATCACAGGTGTAACACAGAGCCAATGGGAGCCTAAGAAAGTGCTAAATATTGAGGGTTTAATTTTATGGgggtggatcacacccagcagtgctcccgGTGctattacttcctggctctgagctcagaagcacATCCTGGGCccgggagagagatagcacagcgggcgtttgccttggcaagcagccgatccaggaccataagGTGTTCGGTTcgcaatccccggtgtcccactagggtccccccgtgcctgccaggagctctttcagAGCATgacaagccaggaggaacccctgagcatccgccgggtgtgacccaaaaaccaaaaaaaaaaaaaaaaaagaagtcgctcctggcaggctcggaccatatgggatgccaggattcaaaccaccatctgtcctgggtcagctgcaaggcaaggcaaacgcctactgctgtgctatctctccagccctgattttgaGTATTCTTAATGCTGAGGTAGTAGCTAATGGCAGCCACATTGAACCATGAGGGATAGAGGGGCTATGAGCATTCTGGGGACCTGTGGGGACTGGTCCAAGACAATTCACTGTCTGTCTCCCTACCTTTGCCCCAGTTTTCCAAGCTGATGAACTAGGGACTAGTCTGGAACTTGTCAGCTCCTTCCCCAGAAGAGCTTTCCAAGGGCTCCTGGGCTAGGACTGAACTGGAAAACATTCTTCCTCAAGGGCCCAGCTCCTCCTCCTCTGGTTGGTTGGCCCAGGGAGTAGCCATCCTGCCGGCCAAGTCAGAATAAACCCCAGTGATGGCAGGCTGGTCTCACCAGGAATCATCACCTGGGTGCAGGGAGAGGACTGGACTGTGGGGGAAtgggcaggggtggagggagccTAGCATGGCCCTTTCCACACCACCTTCCTATCTCAGCTGGAAAGCGGCCCAGAGGCAGATCAACAGGACTTGACCAGGGATGGCAAGGACCGTCTGTCCCCAGACCCTGATGTCCCCAACCAGCCTCATCTAGAGTTGAGGAGAACTTTGGGCAGATCCCAAACCAAAAGCACCAGTGACACCAGATACCTCCCTGAGCTCATGAGAGCCCTTGGCCAAGGTTAATGACAAAGGACAGAGATAGCCACAGCCAGGAGGAGCCCAGGGAGCTGAAAAGGAAACCCTGATCAGTGACTTTGGCCCCCAGGCCGAGGGCAGAGCATTCGCTGGAAGCAGGGGAACATGAGTCAGCCCCAGGCCTCAGCTCACTCACAATTGGTACTGATAAAGAAATGTcaataatggggccggagcaagatccaggacagatggtggtttgatccccagcatcccatgtagtcccccgagcctaccaggagcgatttctgagtgcagagccaggaggaacccctgagtgtcactgggtgtgcggaaggaagaaaggaaggaaggaaggaaggaaggaaggaaggaaggaaggaaggaaggaaggaaggaaggaagggaaggatggaagaaggaagagaggggagggagggtgggagggagggagggagagagggagggaggtgagggagggagagagagagagagagagaaagtagaaaagaaagagaaagaaagaaagaaagaaagaagaaagaaagaaagaaagaaagaaagagagagagagagagaggagaaagaaaaagaagagaaagaaagaaagaagaaagaaagaaagaaagaaacaaagaaagaagaaagaaagaaagaaagaaggagaaataagaaagaaagagagagagagagagaaagaaaaagaaagaaagaaagagagaaagaaagaaagaaagaaaaagaaagaatgaaagaaataaagaaagaaaagaaggaaagaagagagggaggaaaaggagagagggaggaaaggaaggaagactaATATTGGTTTCTCTAGCCATAGCAAGTGTAAGTGGGGTTTTACATGAAGAAATAAATGgcgttagggccagagtgatagtgcagcagtagggcattagccttggtTGCAGCTGGTCTAGGacgacctggattctatctctggcatcccatatgttccccaggacagaagtgatttctgagcacaaagcaagagtaacccctgagtgttactgggtgggtgt encodes the following:
- the PLA2G1B gene encoding phospholipase A2 yields the protein MKLLVLAALLTVVAAKPRADMKALWQFHSMIKCVLPNSKPLLEFNNYGCYCGLGGSGTPVDELDQCCQTHDNCYSQARKIGNCWFILDNPYTESYSHSCANLEITCSSKNNPCEDFICNCDRTAAMCFAKAPYNEEHKSLDKRKYCKDTL